In Coregonus clupeaformis isolate EN_2021a chromosome 7, ASM2061545v1, whole genome shotgun sequence, one genomic interval encodes:
- the LOC121569338 gene encoding homogentisate 1,2-dioxygenase encodes MAGLKYLSGFGNEFSSEDPRCPGSLPEGQNNPQVCPYGLYAEQLSGSAFTCPRATNKRSWLYRILPSVRHKPFTAMHCGNLTEKWDEVEPDPNQLRWLPFTIPKSSEKKVDFVMGLHTLCGAGDTKSRNGIGIHMFTCNTSMVDRCFNNSDGDFLIVPQHGEILVTTEFGRMMVEPNEICVIQQGMRFSVDVFGETRGYVLEVYGAHFELPDLGPIGANGLANPRDFLTPVAWYEDREVATGYTVINKYQGKLFSSQQDFSPFNVVAWHGNYTPYKYNLENFMVINCVAFDHADPSIFTVLTAKSTRPGVAMADFVIFPPRWGVADHTFRPPYYHRNCMSEFMGLIKGHYEAKEEGFQPGGGSLHSMMTPHGPDRDCFEKSSTAPLKPERVAEGTMAFMFESSFSMAVTKWGLETCKRLDKNYYQCWEPLRKHFDPNWRPSKQ; translated from the exons ATGGCTGGGCTCAAG TATCTGAGTGGGTTTGGGAACGAGTTCTCCTCTGAAGACCCTCGCTGCCCAGGGTCCTTACCTGAAGGACAG AACAACCCTCAGGTGTGTCCCTATGGCCTCTACGCTGAACAACTCTCCGgctccgccttcacctgcccacGGGCAACCAATAAGAGGAG CTGGTTATACCGTATCCTGCCGTCCGTCCGCCACAAGCCCTTCACTGCAATGCACTGTGGGAACCTAACAGAGAAATGGGACGAAGTGGAACCTGACCCTAAccag CTCCGATGGCTGCCATTCACCATCCCCAAATCCTCAGAGAAGAAAGTGGACTTTGTGATG GGTCTGCACACCCTATGTGGAGCAGGAGACACCAAGTCCCGCAATGGGATCGGCATCCACATGTTCACCTGCAACACCTCCATggttgacag GTGTTTCAACAATTCAGATGGAGATTTCCTCATTG tgccccAGCATGGTGAGATTCTGGTCACTACAGAGTTTGGGAGGATGATGGTGGAACCCAACGAGATCTGTGTCATCCAG CAAGGGATGCGTTTCAGTGTGGATGTGTTCGGGGAGACCAGAGGTTACGTGTTGGAGGTGTACGGAGCCCACTTTGAGCTTCCCGACCTGGGACCCATAG GGGCCAACGGACTGGCCAATCCCAGGGACTTCCTGACTCCGGTGGCGTGGTATGAGGACCGTGAGGTGGCCACAGGCTATACCGTCATCAACAAGTATCAGGGCAAACTGTTCTCCAGCCAACAG GATTTCTCTCCCTTCAATGTGGTGGCATGGCATGGAAACTACACACCATACAAATACAACCTGGAGAACTTCATGGTCATCAACTGTGTGGCCTTCGATCATGCG GATCCTTCCATCTTCACAGTGTTGACGGCCAAGTCCACTCGTCCAGGAGTTGCCATGGCTGACTTTGTCATCTTCCCCCCGCGCTGGGGAGTGGCTGACCACACCTTCAGACCCCCTTACTACCACA GGAACTGTATGAGTGAGTTCATGGGGCTGATCAAGGGCCACTATGAGGCCAAGGAGGAGGGCTTCCAGCCAGGAGGGGGCAGTCTCCACAGCATGATGACCCCTCATGGCCCTGACAGAGACTGCTTCGAGAAGAGCAGCACCGCTCCCCTCAAACCAGAGAGGGTGGCCGAGGGGACCATG gccTTCATGTTTGAGTCGTCGTTCAGCATGGCGGTAACTAAGTGGGGCCTGGAGACGTGTAAGAGACTGGATAAGAACTACTACCAGTGCTGGGAGCCGCTCCGCAAACACTTCGACCCCAACTGGagaccgagcaaacagtag